A region of Fimbriimonadaceae bacterium DNA encodes the following proteins:
- the iolG_5 gene encoding Myo-inositol 2-dehydrogenase, which translates to MKVAVVGAGHWGQNHIRTLHQMGALDSVVEVQEAARQRVADEYPGIPVHARLEDADAKAFVVASPAPTHHEIGLALLERGSDVLIEKPITLNVRDAEDLVRTARDQDAILMAGHLLLYQPAIRFVHDAVRSGMIGELRSIHQARLNLGRARAFEDVLWSLGVHDVSVALYWVGQSPTKVAAESHCVLNPDIADDVYLHLSFEGGVKSHLHASWLWPELRRRAVIVGSRAMLVYDELAQTVTLHRKHIDRALANHNDGEEVVFEGAGQPLSLELEHFLDCVKERAKPISDGESALEVLRVLETASKEVVHV; encoded by the coding sequence ATGAAAGTCGCCGTCGTGGGCGCCGGCCACTGGGGCCAAAACCACATTCGCACCCTCCATCAAATGGGTGCCCTGGACAGCGTCGTCGAAGTTCAAGAGGCCGCTCGCCAGAGAGTCGCAGACGAATATCCAGGCATTCCGGTCCACGCTCGGCTCGAGGATGCCGATGCCAAAGCTTTTGTGGTGGCGTCGCCCGCACCTACCCACCATGAGATCGGCCTCGCCCTTCTTGAACGCGGTTCCGACGTCCTGATCGAGAAGCCCATCACGCTGAACGTGCGCGACGCCGAGGACTTGGTTAGGACGGCCCGAGACCAAGACGCCATCCTCATGGCCGGCCATCTGCTGCTGTATCAGCCGGCGATTCGGTTCGTCCACGACGCGGTGAGGTCGGGCATGATTGGCGAGCTGCGCTCCATCCACCAAGCTCGTCTGAATCTGGGTCGTGCGCGAGCCTTTGAGGACGTCTTGTGGTCGCTGGGCGTGCATGATGTCAGCGTGGCCCTATATTGGGTAGGGCAGTCGCCAACCAAGGTCGCTGCCGAATCCCACTGTGTGCTGAACCCCGACATCGCCGACGACGTCTACCTGCACTTGAGCTTTGAGGGTGGTGTGAAGAGCCATCTCCACGCCTCATGGCTATGGCCAGAGCTACGGCGTCGTGCGGTCATCGTCGGCAGCCGCGCCATGCTCGTCTATGACGAGCTGGCACAGACCGTTACCCTGCACCGGAAGCATATCGACCGGGCCCTGGCGAATCACAACGACGGAGAAGAGGTGGTTTTCGAAGGAGCCGGCCAGCCCCTCAGCCTTGAACTCGAGCACTTTCTTGACTGCGTGAAGGAGAGGGCAAAACCGATTTCCGACGGCGAGAGCGCACTCGAGGTGTTGCGCGTCCTTGAAACCGCTAGCAAGGAGGTCGTCCATGTCTGA
- the wbpA gene encoding UDP-N-acetyl-D-glucosamine 6-dehydrogenase has product METLSPSQPDQSHLVESLIARIRSRQAKVAVVGLGYVGLPFAVEKAKVGFSVIGIDRSADRVLQVNRGENYIGDVDDAELKACVESGLIVAETGFESIRDVDVIVIAVPTPLTENLTPELKYVRHVTEQIAPHLKPGHLVSLESTTYPGTTDEVMLPILESTGLKVERDFFLTHSPERVDPGNRRYTTKNTTKVVGGVGRHSQRVGYEFYSQTIEQVVTVSSAKAAELVKVFENTYRAVNIALVNELAMLCDRMGLNVWEVLDAAFTKPFGIQPFYPGPGVGGHCIPLDPHYLEWKAKEYNFNTHFIALAGEINRRMPEFVVEKAARCLNEQGVALSRSKVLVLGVAYKRDLDDYRESPAIEVIRLLKDSGADVSYHDSFCPNFSEHGFSMAGIPYPTGRLGDYDLVIIATDHSDVDYHKVVSEARHVLDTRNATKQVESGREKITLL; this is encoded by the coding sequence ATGGAAACACTCTCGCCATCTCAGCCCGATCAGTCACACCTTGTCGAATCCTTGATTGCTCGCATTCGCTCGAGGCAGGCCAAGGTCGCCGTGGTTGGATTAGGGTATGTCGGCTTACCGTTCGCCGTCGAGAAGGCCAAGGTCGGCTTCTCAGTCATCGGTATCGATCGCAGTGCCGACCGCGTCCTCCAGGTCAACCGTGGCGAAAACTACATCGGTGACGTCGACGATGCCGAGCTTAAAGCATGCGTCGAGTCTGGGCTGATCGTTGCCGAAACAGGCTTCGAATCCATCCGGGACGTGGATGTCATCGTGATCGCGGTACCCACTCCCTTGACCGAGAATCTAACCCCTGAGCTCAAGTACGTTCGGCACGTCACGGAGCAGATCGCGCCGCACCTGAAACCGGGCCATCTCGTCAGTCTCGAGTCGACGACCTATCCGGGTACGACTGACGAGGTCATGCTGCCCATCCTGGAGTCGACGGGTCTGAAGGTCGAACGCGATTTCTTCCTCACTCACTCGCCTGAGCGTGTCGATCCAGGCAATCGACGATACACGACCAAGAACACCACCAAGGTCGTGGGTGGGGTGGGACGCCACTCCCAGCGGGTTGGCTACGAGTTTTACAGTCAGACCATCGAGCAGGTGGTGACGGTTAGCAGCGCCAAGGCGGCCGAACTGGTCAAGGTCTTCGAAAACACTTACCGGGCGGTGAATATCGCGCTTGTGAACGAGCTCGCCATGCTTTGTGATCGCATGGGGCTAAACGTGTGGGAAGTCCTCGATGCGGCGTTCACCAAACCATTCGGCATTCAGCCTTTTTATCCGGGGCCTGGAGTCGGCGGCCACTGCATCCCGCTGGACCCTCATTACCTGGAGTGGAAGGCCAAGGAATACAACTTCAATACACACTTCATTGCCCTGGCCGGCGAGATCAACCGTCGAATGCCCGAGTTTGTAGTCGAGAAAGCAGCACGATGCTTGAACGAGCAGGGCGTGGCTCTCAGCCGGTCGAAGGTTCTCGTGCTCGGCGTGGCGTACAAACGAGATCTGGATGATTATCGGGAGTCACCGGCAATCGAGGTGATACGGCTCCTTAAAGATTCGGGTGCCGATGTGTCTTATCACGACTCCTTCTGCCCCAACTTTTCCGAGCACGGTTTCTCGATGGCGGGCATCCCATATCCGACCGGGCGCCTGGGCGATTACGATCTGGTCATCATCGCGACCGACCATTCCGACGTCGACTACCATAAGGTCGTAAGCGAAGCAAGGCACGTGCTGGATACACGGAACGCGACCAAACAGGTGGAGAGCGGCCGGGAGAAGATCACCCTCCTATGA
- the hisF_1 gene encoding Imidazole glycerol phosphate synthase subunit HisF, with the protein MPSAGRSRQLPRVIPCLLLQGQGLTKTREFRDGVYVGDAINAVKIFNDKEVDELMLLDIAATKKGMPPDFELIKEIATEAFMPFSFGGGIRTMDQIENLIRHGAEKVCLNTVAHTDPRLVSEAAQAFGSQSVIVSIDVRKGLLAKHKVYAEGGTRSVGVDVLDHARRMEDAGAGEIVIQSIDRDGTMNGYDLALVQQVSAAVGIPVVALGGAGGLEDLAKAVQAGASAVAAGSMFVFHGKHRAVLITYPTRDQLRSAFFGAVA; encoded by the coding sequence ATGCCCTCGGCAGGTAGATCACGACAATTGCCCCGCGTGATTCCATGCCTCCTGCTGCAGGGACAAGGGCTAACGAAAACGCGGGAATTCAGGGATGGCGTTTACGTCGGCGATGCCATCAACGCGGTGAAGATCTTCAACGATAAAGAGGTTGATGAGCTCATGCTGCTGGATATTGCTGCCACAAAGAAAGGGATGCCACCGGACTTCGAGCTAATCAAGGAGATTGCGACGGAGGCCTTCATGCCATTCAGCTTCGGTGGCGGTATCCGGACGATGGATCAGATCGAGAACCTGATTCGGCATGGCGCGGAGAAGGTCTGCCTGAACACGGTCGCCCACACCGATCCCCGGTTGGTCAGCGAGGCCGCTCAGGCATTTGGCTCCCAAAGCGTTATCGTATCGATCGATGTACGGAAGGGCCTACTTGCCAAGCACAAGGTGTATGCCGAAGGAGGAACGAGGTCCGTGGGGGTCGATGTCCTCGACCACGCCAGGCGGATGGAAGATGCCGGAGCGGGAGAGATCGTCATTCAGTCCATCGATCGTGATGGAACGATGAATGGCTACGACCTGGCGCTGGTTCAGCAGGTTTCGGCAGCGGTCGGGATCCCGGTTGTAGCCCTAGGTGGGGCGGGGGGTTTGGAGGACTTGGCAAAGGCCGTCCAAGCCGGCGCCAGTGCGGTTGCGGCCGGGAGCATGTTTGTTTTTCACGGCAAGCATCGCGCTGTCCTAATCACCTATCCCACGCGCGACCAATTACGCAGCGCCTTCTTTGGCGCTGTCGCCTAG
- the hisH_1 gene encoding Imidazole glycerol phosphate synthase subunit HisH: protein MPELGHHIAVVTIVNYGVGNIGSIQNMCKKIGIPCQVSSSPEEIVAAESILLPGVGAFDAGMQRLNESGLTDALNEAVMRRAVPTLGICLGMQLMLDGSDEGQLPGLGWIKGRARRFPGSMPTEDGKTLKIPHMGWTDVCSTDGAKMYEGWEGECRFYFVHSFYAELENPGQVSGTAHYGISFTCSLEAGHIWGAQFHPEKSHRHGMRFFSNALGR, encoded by the coding sequence GTGCCCGAACTCGGCCATCATATAGCCGTGGTGACGATCGTCAACTACGGGGTCGGGAACATCGGATCGATCCAAAATATGTGCAAGAAAATCGGCATTCCATGCCAGGTTTCATCGAGCCCGGAAGAGATCGTAGCTGCGGAGTCGATCCTCCTGCCTGGAGTCGGGGCGTTTGACGCCGGGATGCAGCGGCTAAACGAATCTGGTCTCACCGATGCGTTGAATGAGGCCGTCATGCGCCGGGCGGTACCGACCCTCGGGATTTGCCTTGGCATGCAGCTTATGCTCGATGGAAGCGACGAGGGCCAGCTTCCTGGACTCGGATGGATCAAAGGACGAGCGCGTAGGTTTCCCGGATCGATGCCGACTGAAGACGGTAAGACCCTAAAGATCCCCCATATGGGCTGGACCGATGTTTGTAGTACGGACGGAGCGAAGATGTACGAAGGCTGGGAGGGCGAATGCCGGTTCTATTTTGTGCATTCTTTCTATGCGGAGCTGGAGAATCCAGGGCAGGTTTCGGGAACCGCCCACTATGGCATCAGCTTCACTTGTTCTCTCGAAGCCGGCCATATTTGGGGAGCCCAGTTCCATCCCGAAAAGAGCCACCGCCACGGGATGAGGTTTTTTTCCAATGCCCTCGGCAGGTAG
- the dxs_1 gene encoding 1-deoxy-D-xylulose-5-phosphate synthase, whose product MRDHFIQRLMELAAADSRLMLVTGDLGFGVLTKFQERFPRQYLNVGVAEQNLTGVATGLALEGRTVFTYSIGNFPTLRCLEQVRNDAAYHDANVKVVAIGGGFSYGQLGMSHHATEDLSILRALPGVEVASPGCLWETVELTSAIANRPGVCYLRLDKSDAGDTQLPGERFEFGKARRLREGEDLAIFATGGILEIALEAASELAAERVAVRIVSFPTLKPLDTNEIRSACEGTGGIITIEENVLNGGFGSAIAEACMDGGFHPKAFRRLGMKDVYSSVVGSQAYLRNHYGLGKDHLVAAVKELVLRPQAATSR is encoded by the coding sequence ATGAGGGACCACTTTATCCAACGGCTAATGGAACTCGCTGCAGCCGACTCGCGCCTCATGCTCGTTACGGGAGACTTAGGATTTGGTGTCCTAACTAAGTTTCAGGAGCGGTTTCCACGCCAGTACCTCAACGTCGGGGTTGCCGAGCAGAACCTCACGGGTGTCGCAACCGGACTCGCCCTCGAGGGTCGAACGGTCTTCACGTATTCGATCGGCAATTTTCCGACCTTGCGCTGCCTGGAACAGGTGCGTAACGACGCTGCGTACCACGACGCCAACGTGAAGGTCGTTGCGATCGGCGGAGGCTTCAGCTACGGACAACTCGGAATGAGCCATCATGCGACCGAAGACCTCAGCATTCTAAGAGCGCTTCCGGGGGTCGAGGTGGCATCTCCGGGGTGTCTATGGGAGACCGTCGAGCTGACGAGCGCGATCGCTAATAGGCCAGGCGTCTGCTACCTGCGGCTGGACAAGTCGGATGCGGGGGATACGCAACTGCCGGGAGAGCGGTTCGAGTTCGGCAAGGCTCGTCGCTTGAGGGAGGGTGAGGACCTAGCGATCTTCGCGACGGGGGGAATTCTTGAGATCGCCCTCGAGGCGGCTAGTGAGTTGGCTGCCGAACGAGTAGCCGTCCGAATTGTCAGTTTCCCAACGCTCAAGCCTCTGGACACGAACGAGATTCGTTCTGCATGCGAAGGGACTGGCGGAATCATCACGATCGAAGAGAATGTGCTCAACGGTGGCTTCGGCAGTGCCATCGCAGAAGCCTGCATGGATGGTGGTTTTCATCCGAAAGCCTTTCGCAGGCTGGGGATGAAGGACGTCTACAGCTCCGTCGTGGGATCGCAGGCCTACCTTCGCAACCACTATGGCCTCGGCAAGGACCATCTGGTAGCAGCGGTAAAGGAGCTTGTTTTGCGGCCCCAGGCCGCTACTTCACGTTAA
- the cbbT gene encoding Transketolase 2, producing MADLVAVLYGEILSVDPANPQWPDRDRFLLSKGHAGAAVYAALAEVGFMDVGILDTHYQDGSVLSGHISHKGVPGVELSTGSLGHALSVGCGMAYAAKLDNKHHRVFVLLSDGECDEGSNWEAILFAGHHGLDNLTAVVDYNGIQSLAPVSETLELEPFADKWRAFDWHVEEIDGHDHGAIRAALGDLPKSAGKPTVVLAKTTKGKGVSFMENTVLWHYRTPRGEEFNAALDELGCAP from the coding sequence ATGGCTGACCTCGTCGCTGTGCTGTACGGGGAAATCCTCTCGGTGGATCCAGCGAATCCGCAGTGGCCGGATCGGGACCGATTTCTGCTCAGCAAAGGCCACGCGGGGGCAGCAGTTTATGCGGCTCTCGCAGAGGTCGGATTCATGGATGTTGGCATCCTCGACACCCACTATCAAGACGGATCGGTCCTAAGTGGGCACATCTCCCACAAGGGGGTGCCGGGGGTCGAGCTCTCGACGGGGTCCCTTGGCCATGCGCTATCGGTTGGATGCGGTATGGCTTACGCCGCCAAGCTCGATAACAAACACCACCGCGTATTCGTTCTGCTGAGCGACGGTGAATGCGACGAGGGCTCGAACTGGGAGGCAATCCTTTTCGCGGGTCACCACGGCCTGGACAATCTGACGGCCGTGGTCGACTACAACGGGATCCAGAGTCTGGCCCCGGTCTCGGAGACCCTCGAGCTCGAGCCGTTCGCCGACAAGTGGCGGGCGTTCGACTGGCATGTCGAAGAGATCGATGGCCACGACCATGGAGCGATTCGAGCCGCCCTAGGCGATTTGCCGAAGTCCGCCGGCAAGCCGACCGTTGTTCTTGCCAAAACGACAAAGGGCAAGGGCGTGTCGTTTATGGAGAACACCGTTCTCTGGCACTATCGCACGCCGAGGGGCGAGGAGTTCAATGCCGCCCTCGACGAACTGGGGTGTGCGCCATGA
- the desV_2 gene encoding dTDP-3-amino-3,4,6-trideoxy-alpha-D-glucose transaminase gives MVTPPPASLRNVPYFNYPAAFSRDEAAYVEIFREIMARGAFIQQRELEEFEAALKQYLGVHTVFGVGNATDGLIMCWKAAGLKLGDEVLFPSHTMVASPASVAHSNGTPVPVDMGEDGLIDPDAVEAAITPRTVAILPVHLNGRTCQMDRLQAIADRHGLFIVEDAAQALGSKYKGKMAGTFGVGSSISFYPAKILGCMGDGGAVATNSPEIAERFHLLRDHGRGSDGEVHAWGLNSRLDNLQAAILMHQFRHYGDIVSRRRSIARHYHGRLSDLEELRLPPPPDADQDHFDVFQNYELQADRRDELREHLKLNGVGTLIQWGGKAVHQWADLGLRGELPRTERFFSRCLMLPMNMMIDDDDVDYVCDQVRSFYRG, from the coding sequence ATGGTGACGCCGCCTCCCGCGAGCTTGCGTAACGTTCCCTACTTCAACTACCCGGCTGCTTTCTCCCGCGACGAGGCCGCTTACGTGGAGATTTTCCGCGAGATTATGGCCCGTGGAGCGTTTATTCAGCAGCGGGAACTGGAGGAGTTCGAAGCGGCCCTGAAGCAGTACCTGGGAGTCCATACGGTTTTTGGCGTCGGAAACGCCACGGACGGGCTCATCATGTGCTGGAAGGCGGCGGGACTCAAGCTTGGCGACGAAGTGCTGTTTCCATCCCACACGATGGTGGCGTCGCCGGCATCCGTTGCTCACTCAAACGGGACTCCGGTGCCCGTCGACATGGGAGAGGACGGCCTCATCGATCCCGACGCCGTCGAGGCGGCAATTACGCCTCGGACGGTCGCTATTCTGCCCGTACATCTCAATGGGCGAACCTGCCAGATGGACCGCCTCCAGGCGATTGCCGATCGTCACGGCTTGTTCATCGTGGAAGATGCGGCTCAAGCGCTTGGGTCCAAGTACAAGGGCAAGATGGCGGGAACGTTTGGGGTGGGCAGCTCGATCAGCTTCTATCCAGCCAAGATCCTCGGCTGCATGGGTGATGGCGGCGCCGTCGCTACCAACAGCCCTGAGATTGCCGAGCGCTTTCACTTATTGCGAGATCACGGGCGGGGGTCTGACGGCGAGGTTCATGCCTGGGGACTCAACTCGCGCCTCGACAATCTGCAGGCCGCAATCTTGATGCACCAGTTCAGGCACTATGGCGATATCGTCAGCCGGCGTCGATCGATCGCCCGCCACTACCATGGCCGGCTTTCGGACCTTGAGGAACTGCGCCTGCCACCACCGCCCGATGCCGACCAAGACCATTTCGATGTCTTTCAGAACTACGAGCTCCAGGCCGATCGGCGAGATGAGCTGCGCGAACACTTGAAGCTAAACGGCGTCGGGACGCTGATCCAGTGGGGAGGCAAGGCCGTCCACCAATGGGCGGACCTCGGTCTGCGCGGTGAACTGCCGCGGACAGAGCGCTTCTTCTCGCGCTGCCTTATGCTTCCGATGAACATGATGATCGACGACGACGATGTCGATTACGTGTGCGACCAAGTGAGGTCGTTCTATCGCGGCTAG
- the hpd gene encoding 4-hydroxyphenylpyruvate dioxygenase, which yields MSNDTFPIRRIDHIRHYVNNARQSAFFYQHTFGFSIHGYAGLETGSRDEASYVLDQNDLRLVFSAPLRPGHPMAGKIAYHGDFVHDIAFEVDDVDWAFNAALGRGAEAWEQPHTLEDDHGRVRLASIKTYGDTVHSLINRDNYNGTFLPGFRPENQPGDGIGIIEVDHCVGNVELGKMNTWVKWYQDVLGFANLISFDDKDISTDYTALMSKVMASGNGRVKFPINEPAEGKKKSQIDEYLEFFGGAGVQHVAMRTDDIVYTVSRLRARGVDFLSVPRTYYDMLTDRVGQIDEDIDVLADLGILVDRDDEGYLLQIFTKPVTDRPTLFYEIIHRKGAKSFGKGNFKALFESIEREQAIRGTL from the coding sequence ATGAGCAACGATACGTTTCCGATTCGCCGAATCGACCATATTCGCCATTACGTTAACAACGCGCGCCAGTCTGCGTTCTTCTACCAGCACACGTTCGGCTTCAGCATTCACGGTTACGCCGGCCTCGAGACCGGTAGCCGGGACGAGGCTTCCTATGTACTCGACCAGAACGACCTGCGGCTGGTGTTCAGCGCGCCTTTGCGCCCGGGCCATCCGATGGCCGGGAAGATCGCCTACCACGGCGACTTCGTCCATGACATCGCCTTCGAAGTCGACGACGTCGATTGGGCCTTCAACGCGGCGCTGGGGCGAGGCGCCGAGGCCTGGGAACAGCCCCACACCCTTGAAGACGACCATGGCAGGGTGCGGCTCGCCTCGATCAAGACGTACGGAGATACGGTTCACAGCCTGATCAATCGCGACAACTATAACGGAACGTTCCTTCCAGGTTTTCGGCCCGAGAACCAGCCCGGTGACGGGATCGGGATCATCGAGGTGGACCACTGCGTCGGCAATGTCGAACTTGGCAAGATGAACACCTGGGTGAAGTGGTACCAAGACGTGCTGGGCTTCGCCAACCTGATCAGCTTCGACGACAAAGACATTTCGACGGACTACACCGCATTGATGTCGAAGGTGATGGCTTCCGGCAATGGCCGGGTGAAATTCCCAATCAACGAGCCGGCCGAGGGCAAGAAGAAGAGCCAGATCGACGAATACCTTGAGTTCTTCGGCGGGGCCGGCGTTCAGCACGTGGCGATGCGCACGGACGATATCGTCTACACCGTGAGTCGCCTGCGGGCCCGGGGGGTGGACTTCCTTTCCGTCCCACGCACCTATTACGATATGCTCACGGACCGAGTCGGTCAGATCGATGAGGACATCGACGTGCTTGCTGACTTGGGCATCTTGGTGGATCGTGACGACGAGGGCTATTTGCTGCAAATCTTCACGAAGCCCGTCACCGATCGACCGACGCTGTTCTACGAGATCATCCACCGCAAGGGGGCGAAGTCGTTCGGCAAAGGCAACTTCAAGGCTCTATTCGAGTCGATCGAGCGCGAACAGGCAATCCGCGGAACGCTATAG
- the degQ gene encoding Periplasmic pH-dependent serine endoprotease DegQ — translation MNKFSLPLLVLAASFTAAITTVVATNWSKRPEPKVEAKGSRILDEPVRQVALETLPQGFDFRAAAKKVMPSVVSVDTSREGMTWEGDSVLQQMSEGSGVVISSSGFIVTNNHVIQGADVIQVHMSDGRSMRATLIGTDPRSDLAVLKVQAANLTPIEIGKSGTLEVGEWVLAVGNPLGYENTVSVGVVSSLDRTLPTNGQSLLVQAIQTDAAINQGNSGGALTNSKGQLVGINTAIASNSGGSVGIGFAIPIDRARRIVDDIIEHGRVRYGVMGIELFPRSGLLRNQRVRSELADLVQADPPQDGLLVRSSARGGPASSAGIGQYDILLKLDGKPVTEWIEFVRYMMDKRPGDKMKVEYWSRGKSKTTTVTLADSDSR, via the coding sequence ATGAACAAGTTCTCCCTACCCCTGCTCGTCCTGGCCGCAAGCTTTACCGCCGCCATAACGACCGTTGTGGCCACGAACTGGTCCAAGAGACCCGAACCCAAGGTGGAAGCCAAAGGAAGTCGAATCCTGGATGAACCCGTCAGGCAGGTGGCCCTCGAGACCCTGCCCCAAGGCTTCGACTTCCGAGCCGCTGCCAAGAAGGTCATGCCAAGCGTTGTGAGCGTCGATACCTCTCGCGAAGGAATGACTTGGGAGGGCGATAGCGTGTTGCAGCAGATGAGCGAGGGCTCGGGCGTCGTTATCAGCTCCAGCGGATTCATCGTGACCAACAACCACGTCATCCAAGGCGCGGATGTGATCCAAGTCCACATGAGCGACGGCCGCTCCATGCGAGCGACCCTGATCGGCACCGATCCCCGATCCGATCTAGCCGTCCTCAAGGTTCAGGCCGCCAACCTCACGCCCATCGAAATCGGCAAGAGCGGCACCCTCGAAGTTGGCGAATGGGTACTGGCTGTTGGCAATCCGCTCGGGTACGAGAACACCGTGAGCGTTGGCGTGGTCAGCAGTCTCGACCGCACCCTGCCTACCAATGGCCAATCCCTTTTGGTTCAGGCGATCCAAACGGACGCCGCCATCAATCAGGGAAACTCCGGCGGCGCTCTAACCAATTCGAAGGGCCAGCTCGTCGGAATCAACACTGCCATCGCTTCGAATAGCGGAGGCTCGGTCGGCATCGGCTTTGCCATCCCGATTGATCGGGCACGCCGCATCGTCGACGATATCATCGAGCACGGTCGCGTACGCTACGGCGTCATGGGGATCGAGCTGTTCCCGCGGTCAGGCCTCTTGCGCAACCAGCGGGTTCGATCCGAGCTGGCTGATCTCGTCCAGGCCGACCCGCCGCAGGATGGCCTTCTCGTTCGCAGCTCTGCACGCGGAGGGCCTGCGTCGAGCGCCGGTATCGGTCAGTACGACATCTTGCTCAAGCTGGATGGGAAGCCCGTTACCGAGTGGATCGAGTTCGTCCGGTACATGATGGACAAGCGGCCGGGGGACAAGATGAAGGTGGAATATTGGTCCCGAGGCAAATCGAAGACGACGACCGTCACGCTGGCTGACAGCGATTCCCGTTAA